A section of the Flavobacterium ardleyense genome encodes:
- a CDS encoding DUF1016 N-terminal domain-containing protein translates to MSKDFQNNVILQQVVDLLQQARQQVLRTVNSTMVLTYFEIGRIIVEEEQEGKERAEYGKHLLKGLSEQLNSEFGKGFSVVNLESMRKFYIIYSNSSLLNRFLDISDSVEEKSQSMTGELENHILYI, encoded by the coding sequence ATGAGTAAAGATTTTCAAAATAACGTAATTCTCCAGCAAGTTGTTGATTTATTACAGCAGGCAAGACAGCAAGTTTTGCGGACCGTAAATTCGACTATGGTGTTGACTTATTTTGAAATTGGTAGAATCATTGTAGAAGAAGAGCAAGAAGGTAAAGAGCGTGCAGAATATGGAAAGCATTTGCTTAAAGGTCTTTCGGAACAATTAAATTCTGAATTTGGAAAGGGATTTTCTGTCGTTAACTTAGAAAGTATGCGGAAATTCTATATTATTTATTCTAACTCATCATTGTTAAATAGATTTTTAGATATCTCCGATTCGGTCGAAGAAAAATCGCAGTCAATGACTGGGGAATTGGAAAACCACATTTTATATATTTAA
- a CDS encoding DNA topoisomerase IV subunit B: MSETTKYTEDNIRSLDWKEHIRMRPGMYIGKLGDGSSPDDGIYILLKEVLDNCIDEFVMGAGKTIEVTIRDKTVTVRDYGRGIPLGKVVDVVSKMNTGGKYDSLAFKKSVGLNGVGTKAVNALSNYFRVESVRDEKQKSAEFSAGNLVLDEDIIETTKRKGTKVIFIPDEAIFKNYKFRNEYIIKMLKNYCYLNTGLTIIFNGEKYFSENGLKDLLEENINEDDMVYPVIHLLGEDIEVAITHSKTQYSEEYHSFVNGQNTTQGGTHLVAFKEAVVKTIREFYNKNFDPSDIRKSIVSAVSVKVMEPVFESQTKTKLGSTDMGPELPSVRTFVNDFLKTKLDNYLHKNPEIADLLLRKILQAERERKELSGIRKLAKDRAKKANLHNKKLRDCRVHLGDIKNPRYLESTLFITEGDSASGSITKSRDVNTQAVFSLRGKPLNSYGMSKKIVYENEEFNLLQAALNIEEDMGDLRYNNIVIATDADVDGMHIRLLLITFFLQFFPELIKEGHLYILQTPLFRVRNKKETIYCYTEQERIDAIEKLKPKPEITRFKGLGEISPDEFKHFIGADIRLDPVMLDKATSIEQLLEFYMGKNTPDRQKFIINNLKVELDVIEKE, translated from the coding sequence ATGTCAGAAACTACTAAGTACACAGAAGATAATATTCGTTCATTAGACTGGAAAGAGCATATCCGTATGCGACCTGGAATGTATATTGGAAAATTGGGCGATGGATCTTCTCCCGATGATGGTATTTATATTCTTCTTAAAGAAGTTCTAGATAACTGTATCGATGAATTTGTGATGGGCGCTGGTAAAACCATCGAGGTTACAATCAGAGATAAAACAGTTACTGTAAGAGATTATGGTCGTGGAATTCCGTTGGGGAAAGTTGTAGATGTTGTGTCGAAAATGAATACTGGTGGAAAATACGATTCATTAGCTTTTAAAAAATCGGTGGGTCTAAATGGTGTTGGTACAAAGGCAGTAAATGCTTTGTCGAATTATTTCCGTGTTGAATCTGTTCGAGACGAAAAACAAAAATCGGCCGAATTTAGTGCTGGAAATCTTGTTCTTGACGAGGATATCATCGAAACTACTAAGCGTAAAGGAACGAAAGTAATTTTTATCCCGGACGAAGCTATTTTTAAAAATTATAAGTTCAGAAATGAATATATAATTAAAATGCTAAAGAATTATTGTTACCTGAATACGGGATTGACGATAATTTTTAATGGTGAAAAATACTTTTCGGAAAATGGACTTAAAGATTTATTAGAAGAAAATATCAATGAAGATGATATGGTTTATCCCGTAATTCATCTATTGGGCGAAGATATCGAAGTTGCCATTACCCACAGTAAGACACAATATTCAGAAGAATATCATTCATTTGTAAATGGGCAGAATACCACTCAAGGTGGAACGCATCTTGTTGCCTTTAAGGAAGCAGTTGTAAAAACGATTCGTGAGTTTTACAATAAAAACTTTGATCCTTCAGACATTCGAAAATCTATTGTGAGTGCAGTAAGTGTGAAGGTGATGGAACCAGTTTTTGAATCGCAAACTAAAACCAAACTTGGATCGACTGATATGGGGCCTGAATTGCCATCGGTTCGAACATTTGTAAATGATTTTCTGAAAACAAAACTCGATAATTATTTGCACAAAAATCCTGAGATTGCCGATTTGCTTTTGCGTAAAATTTTGCAGGCAGAGCGCGAACGTAAGGAATTGTCAGGTATTAGAAAGTTAGCAAAGGATAGAGCGAAGAAAGCAAATCTTCACAATAAAAAATTGAGAGATTGTAGAGTGCATTTGGGAGATATTAAAAATCCTAGATATCTTGAAAGTACTCTCTTTATCACAGAGGGGGATTCTGCTTCTGGATCAATTACAAAATCACGTGATGTAAATACTCAAGCCGTTTTTAGTCTTCGAGGGAAACCTTTAAATTCTTACGGAATGAGCAAGAAGATTGTTTATGAAAATGAAGAATTTAATCTCTTGCAAGCAGCGTTAAATATCGAAGAGGATATGGGCGATTTGAGATATAACAATATTGTAATTGCAACTGATGCCGATGTCGATGGTATGCACATTAGATTATTGTTAATTACTTTTTTCCTTCAGTTCTTCCCTGAATTAATCAAAGAAGGACATCTTTATATTTTGCAAACGCCGTTGTTTAGAGTTCGAAATAAAAAAGAAACAATTTATTGTTATACAGAGCAAGAACGGATTGATGCAATCGAAAAGCTAAAGCCTAAGCCAGAGATAACCCGATTTAAAGGTTTAGGAGAGATTTCTCCTGATGAGTTTAAACATTTTATTGGCGCAGACATTCGATTGGATCCTGTAATGTTGGACAAAGCGACTTCGATTGAGCAGCTTTTGGAATTTTATATGGGAAAAAATACACCAGACAGACAGAAGTTTATTATCAATAATTTGAAAGTTGAACTAGATGTTATAGAGAAGGAGTAA
- the ychF gene encoding redox-regulated ATPase YchF: MKAGIVGLPNVGKSTLFNCLSNAKAQSANFPFCTIEPNIGVVNVPDPRIEKLEELVKPERVQMATVEIVDIAGLVRGASKGEGLGNQFLANIRECNAIIHVIRCFDNDNIVHVDGNVNPTRDKETIDIELQLKDLENVEKRLEKVNRAAKTGNKEAQTEKALLDRIREALLQAKSARTVTPQSNDEEILMESFQLITAKPVLYVCNVDENSAVNGNKYVDEIKELVKDENAEVIILSVGAEADITELESYEERQVFLEDMGLTEAGASVLIRSAYKLLKQQTYFTAGVKEVRAWTIDIGATAPQAAGVIHTDFEKGFIRAEVIAYEDFVHYGSEAKCKEAGKFKVEGKEYIVKDGDVMHFRFNV; this comes from the coding sequence ATGAAAGCAGGAATTGTAGGGTTGCCAAACGTTGGAAAGTCAACATTATTTAATTGTTTATCTAATGCAAAAGCGCAGAGTGCAAACTTTCCATTTTGTACCATCGAACCTAATATTGGTGTAGTAAACGTTCCAGATCCAAGAATTGAGAAATTGGAAGAATTAGTTAAGCCCGAAAGAGTGCAAATGGCAACTGTTGAGATAGTTGATATTGCAGGACTTGTTAGAGGAGCTAGTAAAGGCGAAGGATTAGGAAATCAGTTTCTTGCAAATATTAGAGAGTGTAATGCAATTATTCACGTTATACGATGTTTTGACAATGATAACATTGTACATGTTGATGGAAATGTAAATCCAACTCGTGACAAAGAGACAATTGATATAGAGTTGCAGCTTAAAGATCTTGAAAATGTAGAGAAGCGTTTAGAGAAAGTGAATAGAGCAGCAAAAACAGGAAATAAGGAAGCACAGACAGAAAAAGCCTTACTTGATCGAATTCGCGAAGCTTTGTTGCAAGCAAAGTCTGCTAGGACTGTTACTCCGCAATCAAATGATGAGGAAATATTGATGGAAAGTTTCCAATTGATTACAGCTAAGCCAGTTTTATACGTTTGTAATGTTGATGAGAATTCGGCAGTTAACGGAAATAAATACGTAGATGAAATAAAAGAATTGGTAAAAGATGAAAATGCTGAAGTTATTATTTTATCAGTGGGTGCTGAAGCAGATATTACCGAACTGGAGAGTTATGAGGAGCGTCAAGTTTTTCTGGAAGACATGGGCTTGACAGAAGCAGGTGCTTCAGTTTTGATTAGGTCTGCATACAAATTACTAAAACAACAAACCTACTTTACAGCAGGAGTAAAAGAGGTTAGAGCTTGGACAATTGATATTGGAGCTACTGCGCCTCAAGCTGCAGGAGTTATACATACAGATTTTGAAAAAGGTTTTATTCGTGCAGAAGTTATCGCATACGAAGATTTTGTACATTACGGATCTGAAGCGAAATGCAAAGAAGCGGGTAAATTTAAAGTCGAAGGAAAAGAATATATCGTAAAAGACGGAGATGTAATGCATTTCAGATTTAACGTATAA
- a CDS encoding 4Fe-4S dicluster domain-containing protein: protein MAIIITDECINCGACEPECPNTAIYEGADDWRYKDGTALKGKIVLPSGETVDSDDAQTPISDDIYYIVPGKCTECKGFHDEPQCAAVCPVDCCVPDDNHVESDEVLLDRKAFLHNE, encoded by the coding sequence ATGGCAATTATAATAACAGACGAATGCATTAACTGCGGTGCCTGCGAGCCCGAATGTCCAAATACAGCAATATACGAAGGAGCGGATGACTGGAGATACAAAGATGGTACAGCACTAAAAGGCAAAATTGTTCTTCCTTCTGGCGAAACTGTAGATTCTGACGATGCGCAGACGCCTATATCTGATGATATTTATTATATCGTTCCAGGAAAATGTACAGAATGTAAAGGTTTTCACGACGAACCTCAATGCGCTGCAGTATGTCCAGTAGATTGCTGTGTTCCTGATGATAATCACGTAGAAAGTGACGAAGTTTTATTAGATCGTAAAGCATTCTTGCACAACGAATAA
- a CDS encoding acyl-CoA reductase — MTLENKIDAFVSLGDFLRQFKEHGNVQSVDIAQNSTFFEAFSELIKLSQSHNGWYTPEQVYFSINSWAEALTEENLRIWLSRYSFVEKEAKTVAIILAGNIPLVGFHDFLSVLISGNKVLVKTSSNDQHLLPFLAKYLIAVEPKFENYIEFTEGKLENYDAVIATGSDNTARYFEFYFKDKPSIIRRNRNSVAVLTGNETEAQIQALGEDIFRYFGLGCRNVSKLFVPRGYNFDKFFEGIYSFQDIVQYERYANNYDYNKAVFLMSNFKLLDNGFLTIKEDESYSSPISSVFYEYYDSLNELNSKLKEDDLKIQCIVSDGIIENGIPFGETQKPKLWDYADNVDTIEFLNTL, encoded by the coding sequence ATGACATTAGAAAATAAAATAGATGCCTTTGTATCCTTAGGAGATTTTTTGCGACAATTTAAAGAACATGGTAACGTCCAATCAGTTGACATTGCTCAGAATAGTACTTTTTTTGAAGCTTTTTCCGAACTTATAAAATTATCACAATCTCATAACGGATGGTACACGCCAGAGCAGGTTTATTTTTCAATAAATTCTTGGGCCGAAGCGTTGACGGAGGAGAATTTAAGAATATGGCTGTCTCGATATAGTTTTGTTGAAAAAGAAGCAAAAACTGTGGCTATCATCTTAGCCGGAAATATACCGCTAGTTGGTTTTCACGATTTTCTTAGTGTTTTGATTTCCGGAAATAAAGTTCTGGTTAAGACTTCTTCAAATGATCAGCATTTATTGCCATTTCTGGCAAAATATCTAATTGCAGTTGAACCGAAATTTGAAAACTATATTGAATTTACCGAAGGCAAGCTAGAAAATTACGACGCTGTAATTGCAACAGGAAGTGATAATACCGCGCGCTATTTTGAATTTTATTTTAAAGACAAACCTTCGATTATCAGACGTAATAGAAATTCGGTAGCAGTTTTGACTGGAAATGAAACCGAAGCGCAAATACAAGCTCTGGGCGAAGATATCTTTAGATATTTTGGTTTAGGTTGTCGAAATGTTTCGAAATTATTTGTGCCAAGAGGATATAATTTTGATAAATTCTTTGAAGGTATTTACAGTTTTCAAGATATTGTTCAATATGAGCGTTACGCAAATAATTATGATTATAATAAAGCAGTTTTCCTGATGAGTAATTTTAAATTACTTGACAATGGATTCTTGACCATCAAAGAAGATGAAAGTTACTCCTCTCCTATTTCCAGTGTTTTTTATGAATACTATGATAGCTTAAATGAATTAAATTCGAAATTAAAAGAGGACGATTTAAAAATTCAATGCATAGTTTCTGACGGAATTATCGAAAATGGCATTCCCTTTGGCGAAACACAAAAACCAAAACTTTGGGATTATGCAGACAATGTAGATACGATTGAATTCTTGAATACTCTCTAA
- the serC gene encoding 3-phosphoserine/phosphohydroxythreonine transaminase, translating to MKIHNFNAGPASLPDVVLKEAANAVINFDNSGLSILEIAHRSPEFKAVLAEAKDLTLDILGLKDKGYQVLFLQGGARMEFLRIPVNLMRVNGKAAFLDTGIWSSGAMKEAESFGLCIEVASSKDRKYCYLPKEYSIPEDADYFYCTSNNTISGTQITHFPETEVSIVCDMTSDIFSRNMDFSRFDLIFAAAQKNIGIAGVTLLVIKESILGKTNRNIASILDFQEHIKADNMYNTPPVFAIYTAMLTLRWIKAEGGIAIIEKRNQEKARLLYAEIDRNELFEGTADRLDRSKMNATFILKDESHKKAFDQFLKERGIYGLEGHRFVGGYRASLYNAVTSKSVNFLVSVLQEFEKQNIN from the coding sequence ATGAAAATTCATAATTTTAATGCAGGTCCCGCGAGTCTTCCCGACGTAGTTTTAAAGGAAGCTGCAAATGCTGTGATAAACTTTGATAATTCGGGACTTTCGATATTAGAAATAGCTCATAGAAGTCCAGAATTTAAAGCGGTTTTAGCCGAAGCTAAAGATTTGACCCTTGATATTTTAGGATTAAAAGATAAAGGCTATCAGGTTTTATTTTTGCAGGGCGGCGCTCGAATGGAATTTTTGCGAATTCCTGTGAATTTGATGAGAGTTAATGGAAAGGCAGCTTTTTTAGATACTGGAATCTGGTCAAGTGGCGCAATGAAAGAAGCGGAATCTTTTGGATTGTGCATTGAAGTTGCTTCCTCCAAGGACAGAAAATACTGTTATCTTCCAAAAGAATATAGTATTCCTGAAGATGCAGATTATTTTTACTGTACTTCTAACAATACCATTTCGGGAACACAAATAACACATTTTCCTGAGACCGAGGTTTCGATAGTCTGCGATATGACTTCGGATATTTTTTCGAGAAATATGGATTTTTCAAGATTCGATTTGATATTTGCTGCGGCTCAAAAAAACATTGGAATTGCCGGCGTGACACTTTTGGTAATTAAAGAATCCATTCTAGGAAAAACGAACAGAAATATTGCTTCTATTCTAGATTTTCAAGAACATATAAAAGCCGATAATATGTACAATACTCCGCCAGTTTTTGCAATTTATACGGCTATGCTTACACTGAGGTGGATAAAAGCAGAAGGCGGAATTGCTATAATTGAAAAAAGAAATCAAGAGAAAGCTCGATTGTTGTACGCGGAAATAGATCGAAATGAATTGTTTGAAGGTACTGCAGATCGCTTAGATAGATCCAAGATGAATGCTACTTTTATATTGAAGGATGAAAGTCATAAAAAAGCATTTGACCAATTTTTAAAAGAACGGGGAATTTACGGCTTGGAAGGACATCGCTTTGTTGGAGGTTATCGTGCTTCCCTATATAATGCTGTCACTAGCAAAAGTGTCAATTTTCTTGTAAGTGTACTTCAAGAATTTGAAAAACAAAATATCAATTAA
- a CDS encoding NAD(P)-dependent oxidoreductase — protein MKILANDGLSNEAISMLNQNNIEIITTKVAQEQLIPFINTNNIDVLIVRNATKIRLNLLLECPTLKVICKGGNKLEKEIELQISASGKELIYAEESTAIAVAEMVFAHLFSGARMLYDANRLMPLEGDTNFESLQKGFASGQELRGRTLGIIGFNSSGKEVAKYATALGIRVLISDSAEENLEITVDFYSGQSVSVTLENVERNVLLAKADYISLHIDEQEDYVISKADFDAMKDGVGIVNCAFGRALNEVDLIAALEEEKVLFAGIDRFEEEPNPAIQVLMHPQISLSPNIARSSIDVQERADLEFINSLLSKI, from the coding sequence ATGAAAATACTTGCAAACGACGGCCTCTCGAATGAAGCCATTTCAATGTTGAATCAGAATAATATCGAAATTATTACAACGAAGGTTGCTCAAGAACAGCTGATACCATTTATAAATACCAATAATATTGATGTTTTGATTGTTCGAAACGCTACCAAAATTCGACTAAATCTCCTTTTGGAATGTCCCACTCTAAAAGTGATTTGCAAAGGCGGAAATAAGTTGGAAAAAGAGATTGAATTGCAGATTTCAGCATCAGGAAAAGAGCTAATTTACGCCGAAGAATCGACTGCAATCGCAGTAGCCGAAATGGTTTTTGCACACCTATTTTCGGGTGCAAGAATGTTGTACGACGCCAATAGATTAATGCCGCTTGAAGGCGATACAAACTTTGAATCTCTGCAAAAAGGTTTTGCCTCTGGACAAGAACTTCGCGGTAGAACCCTTGGTATCATTGGTTTTAATAGCAGTGGAAAAGAAGTTGCGAAGTATGCAACAGCTCTGGGAATACGAGTACTAATCAGTGATTCTGCCGAAGAAAACCTAGAAATTACAGTTGATTTTTATTCTGGTCAAAGCGTTTCTGTAACTCTTGAAAATGTGGAGCGGAATGTACTTTTGGCAAAAGCAGATTATATTAGTTTGCACATTGATGAGCAGGAAGATTATGTGATATCCAAGGCAGATTTTGATGCGATGAAGGATGGAGTTGGAATTGTTAATTGCGCATTTGGTCGTGCTTTGAATGAGGTAGATTTAATTGCAGCTTTGGAAGAGGAAAAAGTGCTTTTTGCGGGAATTGACCGCTTTGAAGAGGAGCCAAATCCTGCCATTCAAGTATTGATGCATCCGCAAATTTCACTATCGCCAAATATAGCTCGAAGCAGTATTGATGTTCAAGAAAGAGCAGACTTGGAATTTATAAATAGCTTATTATCAAAAATTTAA
- a CDS encoding DUF6146 family protein, which produces MKNFIILCFFALLFASCNSTMQTANKTAVSDSDKVVIANDSLEYEVIIIDSGFSTYLATTAYPRNYYTQSYLENKNSFWLREYNARARQGKSLYEVPVDYESNIDYGYEVNYLLYNYLVYFQNKYNQKLGGYVPLR; this is translated from the coding sequence ATGAAAAATTTTATTATCCTATGCTTTTTTGCACTGCTTTTCGCTTCGTGTAATTCGACCATGCAAACCGCAAATAAAACAGCTGTTTCCGATTCTGATAAAGTTGTTATCGCAAATGACTCTTTAGAATATGAAGTAATAATTATCGATTCAGGTTTTAGCACCTACCTTGCTACAACCGCTTATCCGCGTAATTACTACACGCAATCATACTTGGAAAACAAGAATAGTTTTTGGCTTCGGGAATACAATGCTCGAGCACGTCAGGGGAAGTCTTTGTATGAAGTTCCCGTAGATTATGAATCAAATATTGATTATGGGTACGAGGTGAATTACCTTTTGTACAATTATCTAGTCTACTTTCAAAATAAATACAATCAAAAACTCGGTGGTTATGTTCCTTTGCGTTAA
- a CDS encoding DUF6787 family protein has product MQRLKERWQITSNFQLGVIFLVFAITGSAAAFLSKPVCDLLGITKDHLGIFFLPFRLLIIFPIYQLMLVFNGFIFGQFEFFWDFEKKMLRRMRLGFLLPKED; this is encoded by the coding sequence ATGCAAAGATTAAAAGAGCGTTGGCAAATTACTTCAAACTTTCAACTAGGTGTTATTTTTTTAGTTTTCGCAATCACAGGCTCAGCGGCAGCCTTCCTGTCCAAACCCGTTTGTGATTTGCTAGGAATTACAAAAGACCACTTAGGAATTTTCTTTCTACCTTTTAGACTTCTTATAATTTTCCCTATTTATCAGCTAATGCTGGTGTTTAACGGCTTTATCTTCGGGCAGTTTGAGTTTTTCTGGGACTTCGAAAAGAAAATGCTTCGACGTATGAGATTGGGTTTCCTGCTTCCGAAAGAGGACTAA
- a CDS encoding serine hydrolase → MRNSTLLISFIFVAFTLTSYGQKPLSSKEIDALVEKTLSTFDVPGIAVAIVKDGKIIHEKGYGLSSLNNKQKVNQYTRFGIASNSKAFTATALAMLVDEGKLKWDDRVRKFIPEFTLYDSYVSDQFTVRDLLTHRSGLGLGAGDLMLWPDSSSYSTQDIIHNLRYLKPVSDFRSKYDYDNLLYIVAGEVIEKASGMSWNEFIQKRILNPLEMTESAPNFGLLTSKQNITDPHAEVEGKVMVVRRDWRDVAGAAAGIYSSVHDMTKWAKMQLNDGKYGANLEKRLFSEEAHNEMWTPQTIIPVKGKTPYDTNFKSYGLGWFLSDERGYKVVTHTGGLFGIVTQFTLIPELDLAIIVFTNQQSGAAFTSITNSIKDGYYGIKGQDRIKQYGDNVKKGRENAEKITSKIFAEIEAQKGNAECNLKNIEGTYHDLWFGDAVISTKNGQLRFEAINSPRLIGNLLPYKGNTYIVKWDDRSYDADAFVKFELDFEGNISGMTMKAISPLTDFSFDFHDLSFTKKTEK, encoded by the coding sequence ATGAGAAATTCTACACTTCTTATCAGCTTTATATTTGTTGCTTTTACACTCACTTCTTACGGTCAAAAACCTTTAAGTTCTAAAGAAATTGATGCTCTTGTTGAGAAAACTTTAAGCACTTTTGACGTACCTGGAATTGCAGTTGCGATTGTAAAAGACGGAAAAATCATTCACGAAAAGGGATATGGCTTAAGTTCTCTAAATAATAAACAAAAAGTTAACCAATATACACGCTTCGGAATTGCTTCCAATAGTAAAGCCTTTACTGCAACAGCTTTGGCGATGCTTGTGGATGAAGGAAAGTTAAAATGGGATGATAGAGTTCGAAAATTTATTCCGGAATTCACTTTATATGATTCGTATGTAAGTGATCAATTTACGGTTCGCGACTTGCTCACGCACAGAAGTGGACTTGGTCTTGGTGCAGGCGATTTGATGCTTTGGCCAGACAGCAGCTCCTACTCTACCCAGGATATAATTCATAATTTACGCTATTTAAAACCTGTGTCAGACTTTAGATCGAAATACGATTATGACAATTTACTGTATATTGTTGCTGGCGAGGTGATCGAAAAAGCTTCGGGAATGAGTTGGAATGAATTTATCCAAAAACGAATATTGAATCCGCTTGAAATGACCGAAAGTGCTCCAAATTTTGGACTACTTACTTCTAAGCAAAACATCACAGATCCGCACGCCGAAGTTGAAGGAAAAGTTATGGTTGTTCGCCGCGATTGGCGCGATGTTGCAGGTGCAGCAGCTGGAATATACAGCAGCGTTCACGATATGACAAAGTGGGCAAAAATGCAATTGAATGATGGGAAATACGGAGCAAATTTAGAGAAGAGACTTTTTTCTGAAGAAGCTCATAACGAAATGTGGACTCCACAAACGATAATACCTGTAAAAGGCAAAACTCCGTACGATACAAACTTTAAAAGCTACGGATTAGGTTGGTTTTTAAGTGACGAAAGAGGATACAAAGTAGTGACGCATACGGGAGGACTGTTTGGAATAGTTACGCAGTTTACTTTAATTCCTGAACTTGATTTGGCAATTATTGTATTTACAAATCAGCAATCAGGAGCGGCATTTACTTCTATTACAAATTCTATCAAAGATGGATATTATGGAATAAAAGGTCAAGACAGAATCAAGCAATACGGTGATAATGTTAAGAAAGGTCGTGAAAATGCTGAGAAAATTACATCGAAGATTTTCGCTGAAATCGAAGCACAGAAAGGTAATGCCGAGTGCAATCTAAAAAACATTGAAGGCACTTACCACGATTTATGGTTTGGTGACGCTGTGATTTCTACTAAGAATGGGCAATTGAGATTTGAAGCAATAAATTCTCCGAGACTTATTGGCAATTTACTTCCTTACAAAGGAAATACCTATATCGTAAAATGGGACGATCGCAGTTATGATGCAGATGCTTTCGTGAAATTTGAATTAGATTTCGAAGGAAACATTTCTGGAATGACGATGAAGGCAATTTCACCTTTGACCGATTTTAGTTTTGATTTTCACGATTTGTCATTTACAAAGAAAACAGAAAAATAG
- a CDS encoding TIGR03643 family protein produces MTDRELDRIIEMAWEDKTPFEAIKFQFGLAEADVIKLMRTELKENSFKLWRRRVNSGVSQKHLMKRNSEIDRFKCTRQRSISNNKISKR; encoded by the coding sequence ATGACAGATAGAGAACTTGATCGAATTATAGAAATGGCTTGGGAAGATAAAACTCCTTTTGAAGCCATAAAGTTTCAATTTGGATTAGCTGAAGCTGATGTTATAAAATTGATGCGTACTGAACTTAAAGAAAACTCTTTTAAACTCTGGCGCAGACGCGTAAATAGTGGCGTGAGTCAAAAACATTTGATGAAAAGAAATTCCGAAATCGATAGATTCAAATGTACGCGTCAAAGAAGCATTTCTAATAATAAAATTTCTAAGAGGTAA
- a CDS encoding flavin reductase family protein — MQLDRNQIEDLERKFKLNLINSVSGIKPANLIGTISTDGKENVAIFSSIIHIGSSPAQLGFILRPQEEIPRDTYLNIQTAGYYTINHVNSAFLEKAHYTSAKLDRGDSEFERMKIESEYISKFPAPFVRESHIKIGMKHSESISISNGCTLVIGTVELISIPENTINELGQIDLEKSFSMGVSGLNTYYDLVKRDSFPYVRTSEIPSFE, encoded by the coding sequence ATGCAGTTAGACAGAAATCAAATTGAAGATTTAGAACGTAAATTCAAGCTTAACTTAATTAATTCTGTTTCAGGCATAAAACCTGCAAATCTCATTGGCACCATTTCCACTGACGGCAAAGAGAATGTTGCGATTTTCTCCTCTATAATTCATATTGGGTCAAGTCCAGCACAGCTAGGATTTATTTTACGTCCGCAGGAAGAAATTCCTAGAGATACGTACTTGAATATCCAAACCGCTGGATATTACACAATAAATCACGTAAATTCAGCATTTTTAGAAAAGGCTCACTATACTTCGGCTAAGTTAGATCGAGGTGATTCGGAGTTTGAAAGAATGAAAATTGAAAGTGAATATATTAGTAAATTCCCAGCGCCCTTTGTTAGAGAAAGCCATATCAAGATTGGAATGAAGCACTCTGAAAGTATATCAATTTCCAATGGTTGTACACTTGTAATTGGCACGGTCGAATTAATTTCGATTCCTGAAAATACTATTAATGAGTTAGGTCAAATTGATTTAGAGAAAAGCTTTTCTATGGGAGTTTCTGGTTTGAATACTTACTATGATTTGGTCAAAAGAGATTCGTTCCCTTATGTGCGAACTTCTGAAATCCCTAGCTTTGAATGA
- a CDS encoding DUF2256 domain-containing protein translates to MKKSDLPRKICETCELPFTWRKKWEKVWDEVKYCSEKCRKNKKSKTE, encoded by the coding sequence ATGAAAAAGTCAGATCTGCCAAGAAAAATCTGCGAAACTTGCGAATTGCCTTTCACGTGGCGTAAGAAATGGGAAAAAGTTTGGGACGAAGTAAAATATTGCAGTGAAAAATGCAGGAAAAATAAAAAATCTAAAACAGAATGA